The following proteins are co-located in the Carassius gibelio isolate Cgi1373 ecotype wild population from Czech Republic chromosome A9, carGib1.2-hapl.c, whole genome shotgun sequence genome:
- the LOC128019702 gene encoding tryptophan--tRNA ligase, mitochondrial isoform X1 produces MQRWASLPGCSTLIWTPWQMNRRWLILHKGQVFSGIQPTGVPHLGNYLGALDSWVALQDEYSTVIYSIVDLHSITQPQDPQMLRDNILDMAASLLACGIDPSRSILFQQSQVSEHAELSWILGCLTSMPRLRHLPQWKMKSKQKNEGSVGLYTYPVLQAADILLYKSTHVPVGEDQIQHLELAQDLARIFNNQYGQFFPEPCALLSGTRKVKSLRDPSSKMSKSDPQKLATVFLTDSPDDIVLKIRRAVTDFTPEVTYEPESRPGVSNLVSMHAAVSGQSVEEVVRLAEGMDTGQYKTVVAEAIVQKLQPIRLEIQRLRADRGYLESLLAKGAERARSLAAPVMTEVRKLLGFY; encoded by the exons ATCCTCCATAAAGGACAGGTTTTCTCAGGAATCCAGCCCACAGGTGTTCCTCACTTGGGGAACTATCTGGGAGCTTTAGATAGCTGGGTGGCTCTGCAGGACGAGTACAGTACAGTCATTTACAGCATCGTAGACCTTCATTCCATCACCCAGCCTCAGGACCCTCAGATGCTCCGAGACAACATCCTGGACATGGCCGCCAGTCTGTTGGCCTGTGGCATAGACCCTAGTCGCTCCATCCTTTTCCAGCAGTCTCAA GTCTCAGAACACGCTGAGCTCTCATGGATCCTAGGCTGCCTTACCAGCATGCCTCGTTTACGGCACCTGCCTCAGTGGAAG ATGAAGAGCAAGCAGAAGAATGAAGGCAGTGTGGGGCTTTATACGTATCCAGTGTTACAAGCAGCAGACATTCTGCTCTACAA ATCCACACATGTGCCAGTAGGGGAGGACCAGATCCAGCATTTGGAGCTGGCCCAGGACTTGGCCCGCATCTTTAACAACCAGTATGGACAGTTCTTCCCAGAGCCTTGTGCCCTGCTCA GTGGCACTCGAAAGGTGAAATCTCTGAGGGATCCATCTTCCAAGATGTCCAAGTCAGACCCCCAAAAGTTAGCTACAGTCTTCCTGACCGATTCGCCTGATGACATTGTACTTAAGATTCGCAGAGCTGTGACTGACTTTACTCCTGAAGTGACTTATGAGCCTGAGAGTCGGCCAGGTGTATCAAACCTAGTCTCCATGCATGCAGCTGTGTCTGGACAGAGCGTGGAGGAGGTCGTCAGGCTGGCTGAAGGTATGGACACTGGACAATACAAGACTGTGGTGGCCGAGGCTATTGTACAGAAGCTCCAACCCATTCGCCTGGAGATCCAAAGACTGAGGGCTGACAGAGGCTATCTTGAGAGTCTGTTAGCCAAAGGAGCAGAGAGAGCTCGCAGCCTCGCAGCTCCTGTGATGACGGAAGTCAGAAAACTGCTGGGCTTCTATTAA
- the LOC128019702 gene encoding tryptophan--tRNA ligase, mitochondrial isoform X2: protein MALSMRCTVKSVFRFIHKSSSHRRLFKAGKAMGTTILHKGQVFSGIQPTGVPHLGNYLGALDSWVALQDEYSTVIYSIVDLHSITQPQDPQMLRDNILDMAASLLACGIDPSRSILFQQSQVSEHAELSWILGCLTSMPRLRHLPQWKMKSKQKNEGSVGLYTYPVLQAADILLYKSTHVPVGEDQIQHLELAQDLARIFNNQYGQFFPEPCALLSGTRKVKSLRDPSSKMSKSDPQKLATVFLTDSPDDIVLKIRRAVTDFTPEVTYEPESRPGVSNLVSMHAAVSGQSVEEVVRLAEGMDTGQYKTVVAEAIVQKLQPIRLEIQRLRADRGYLESLLAKGAERARSLAAPVMTEVRKLLGFY, encoded by the exons ATCCTCCATAAAGGACAGGTTTTCTCAGGAATCCAGCCCACAGGTGTTCCTCACTTGGGGAACTATCTGGGAGCTTTAGATAGCTGGGTGGCTCTGCAGGACGAGTACAGTACAGTCATTTACAGCATCGTAGACCTTCATTCCATCACCCAGCCTCAGGACCCTCAGATGCTCCGAGACAACATCCTGGACATGGCCGCCAGTCTGTTGGCCTGTGGCATAGACCCTAGTCGCTCCATCCTTTTCCAGCAGTCTCAA GTCTCAGAACACGCTGAGCTCTCATGGATCCTAGGCTGCCTTACCAGCATGCCTCGTTTACGGCACCTGCCTCAGTGGAAG ATGAAGAGCAAGCAGAAGAATGAAGGCAGTGTGGGGCTTTATACGTATCCAGTGTTACAAGCAGCAGACATTCTGCTCTACAA ATCCACACATGTGCCAGTAGGGGAGGACCAGATCCAGCATTTGGAGCTGGCCCAGGACTTGGCCCGCATCTTTAACAACCAGTATGGACAGTTCTTCCCAGAGCCTTGTGCCCTGCTCA GTGGCACTCGAAAGGTGAAATCTCTGAGGGATCCATCTTCCAAGATGTCCAAGTCAGACCCCCAAAAGTTAGCTACAGTCTTCCTGACCGATTCGCCTGATGACATTGTACTTAAGATTCGCAGAGCTGTGACTGACTTTACTCCTGAAGTGACTTATGAGCCTGAGAGTCGGCCAGGTGTATCAAACCTAGTCTCCATGCATGCAGCTGTGTCTGGACAGAGCGTGGAGGAGGTCGTCAGGCTGGCTGAAGGTATGGACACTGGACAATACAAGACTGTGGTGGCCGAGGCTATTGTACAGAAGCTCCAACCCATTCGCCTGGAGATCCAAAGACTGAGGGCTGACAGAGGCTATCTTGAGAGTCTGTTAGCCAAAGGAGCAGAGAGAGCTCGCAGCCTCGCAGCTCCTGTGATGACGGAAGTCAGAAAACTGCTGGGCTTCTATTAA